From a region of the Impatiens glandulifera chromosome 4, dImpGla2.1, whole genome shotgun sequence genome:
- the LOC124934063 gene encoding metal tolerance protein 11-like → MVETTLPVNDGDDASDECLLLLESNSGDRSWMLNFDGFQFSEYKEKPPRGLHDCLGVLGPEDNVAEYYQQQVEMLEGFTEMDALTERGFVPGMSKEEKEKLAKSETFAIRISNVANMILFAAKVYASVKSGSLAIVASTLDSLLDLLSGFILWFTAFSMQTPSPYQYPIGKKRMQPLGILVFASVMATLGLQIILESVRSLVSNDSEFNLTKEQEQWVVGIMLSVTMVKLCLAIYCRSFKNEIVKAYAQDHFFDVITNMIGLIAVILANYISDWMDPVGAIILALYTIRTWSLTVLENVNSLVGKSATPEFLQKLTYLCWNHHKAVRHIDTVRAYTFGSHYFVEVDIVLPADMPLQEAHDIGESLQEKLELLPEIERAFVHLDYEYSHKPEHAQTHL, encoded by the exons ATGGTGGAAACTACGCTACCTGTTAATGATGGTGATGATGCCTCCGATGAATGTCTTCTTTTGCTGGAATCTAATAGTGGGGATCGATCTTGGATGCTGAACTTTGATGGGTTTCAGTTTTCTGAGTATAAGGAGAAACCTCCTCGTGGCCTACATGACTGTCTTGGAGTTTTAG GTCCAGAAGACAATGTTGCCGAGTACTATCAGCAGCAAGTAGAAATGCTTGAGGGATTTACCGAGATGGATGCCTTAACAGAGCGAGGCTTCGTCCCAGGAATGTCAAAG GAGGAGAAGGAAAAATTGGCCAAAAGTGAGACATTTGCCATTAGAATTTCAAATGTCGCGAACATGATTCTTTTTGCTGCTAAAGTTTATGCATCTGTCAAGAGTGGTTCGTTAGCAATTGTTGCGTCCACATTGGACTCACTTCTTGATCTGCTCTCGGGATTTATCCTGTGGTTTACAGCATTCTCCATGCAGACGCCAAGTCCCTATCAATATCCAATTGGAAAGAAGCGTATGCAGCCACTG GGAATCCTTGTTTTCGCTTCGGTCATGGCAACTCTAGGACTTCAGATTATATTGGAATCGGTTCGCTCTCTTGTATCCAAT GATAGTGAGTTCAATCTGACCAAGGAGCAAGAACAATGGGTGGTTGGCATTATGCTCTCTGTAACAATGGTTAAACTGTGTCTTGCTATTTATTGTCGATCTTTCAAAAATGAGATTGTCAAAGCCTATGCTCAAGATCACTTTTTTGATGTCATCACTAATATGATTGGCCTTATAGCTGTCATCCTTGCTAACTACATAAGCGACTGGATGGACCCTGTTGGCGCTATCATT CTGGCATTGTATACCATACGAACTTGGTCATTAACTGTATTGGAGAATGTAAACTCCCTGGTGGGAAAATCTGCCACTCCAGAGTTCCTGCAGAAACTTACATACCTATGTTGGAATCACCATAAAGCTGTAAGGCACATCGATACAGTCAGGGCCTACACTTTTGGGTCCCACTACTTTGTAGAAGTGGATATCGTCTTGCCTGCAGACATGCCCTTACAAGAGGCACACGATATAGGCGAGTCTTTGCAGGAGAAGCTCGAATTGCTTCCTGAAATTGAACGTGCTTTTGTTCATCTGGATTACGAGTACTCGCACAAACCCGAACATGCACAAACCCATCTTTAA
- the LOC124935271 gene encoding dirigent protein 24-like → MATNFPYYIFLLALTIGCTSSARFLDEVNPQFAFPADLPATSPDDVEPVDQPGTILPSGQVPTPVVVAPIVTTPVVGTILPSGQVPAPVVAPIVTTPVVDVEVPVAEPDTTLPGGQVVPTPVVAAPAPVVGTAPVVAAPVANVATGTTPAAASSAQGTTGALSFFMHDILGGTRPSGRVVTGIVANSDVNNLPFSKTNNQVFPINGGIPLNTLTGVINNNNMPFLVGLNGQQNVAGANSVIQNTGNNNVASVGNGNLPFVSAGQLPAGLTLQQVMFGSITVVDNELTEGHELDSAVLGKAQGFYLASSLDGTGHTLVLTALFHSGSGEHHEIEDTISFFGIHRTGSPESQIAVVGGTGKYEHAKGYATITTLHQQDQHTTDGVETITQFNVYLTYVI, encoded by the coding sequence ATGGCTACCAACTTCCCCTACTATATCTTCCTCCTTGCCCTCACTATAGGCTGCACCTCCTCCGCCCGTTTCCTCGACGAAGTGAATCCCCAATTCGCTTTCCCGGCTGACTTACCTGCCACATCGCCCGATGATGTGGAACCTGTTGACCAGCCTGGCACCATTTTGCCAAGTGGTCAGGTCCCAACACCCGTTGTTGTTGCCCCAATCGTCACCACCCCTGTTGTTGGCACCATTTTGCCAAGTGGCCAGGTCCCAGCACCCGTCGTTGCCCCCATCGTCACCACACCCGTTGTTGACGTGGAAGTACCTGTGGCCGAGCCCGACACCACTTTGCCAGGTGGCCAGGTCGTCCCAACGCCTGTCGTCGCAGCCCCAGCCCCTGTTGTTGGCACGGCACCTGTCGTCGCAGCCCCCGTCGCTAATGTGGCAACCGGGACGACACCAGCTGCAGCGTCATCGGCCCAGGGAACAACCGGTGCGTTATCTTTCTTCATGCACGACATCCTGGGTGGGACCCGTCCATCAGGGAGGGTGGTAACGGGAATCGTTGCGAATTCCGACGTGAACAACCTCCCGTTCTCGAAAACCAACAACCAAGTTTTCCCGATAAACGGAGGAATCCCGCTAAATACCCTAACCGGagtcatcaacaacaacaacatgcCGTTCCTGGTCGGCCTCAACGGCCAACAGAATGTTGCCGGAGCTAACTCCGTTATCCAAAACACCGGCAACAACAACGTGGCATCCGTCGGCAATGGAAACCTCCCCTTCGTTTCTGCAGGTCAGCTCCCAGCCGGACTCACCCTCCAACAGGTAATGTTTGGATCGATAACCGTCGTTGATAACGAACTGACCGAAGGCCACGAACTGGACTCGGCTGTGTTGGGAAAAGCTCAGGGATTTTACTTAGCCAGTTCATTGGACGGAACCGGTCATACCCTGGTTTTGACTGCATTGTTTCATTCAGGCTCTGGCGAGCATCATGAAATAGAGGATACAATTAGTTTCTTCGGGATACATAGAACAGGGTCCCCAGAATCGCAGATCGCGGTTGTGGGAGGGACGGGGAAGTATGAGCATGCAAAAGGGTATGCGACAATTACCACACTTCATCAGCAGGACCAACATACTACGGATGGAGTGGAGACAATTACTCAGTTCAATGTTTACCTTACCTATGTGATTTGA
- the LOC124935272 gene encoding dirigent protein 24-like — translation MATNTSSSITPMGIATNFPIYLFLLLLTIGCTTSTRFLNQVPPQFTFPAVLPATSPDDMSLLPSGQVPAPIVTTPIAEEVVAPSIAPSVAIGTTTPSSPGTTTGGALSFFMHDILGGSRPSGRVVTGIVANSNVNNLPFSKTNNQVFPINGGIPLNTLTGVINNNNMPFLVGLNGQQNVAGANSVIQNTGNNNVASVGNGNLPFVSAGQLPAGLTLQQVMFGSITVVDNELTEGHELDSAVLGKAQGFYLASSLDGTGHTLVLTALFHSGEHHEIEDTISFFGIHRTGSPESQIAVIGGTGKYEHAKGYATITTLHQQDQHTTDGVETITEFTVYLTYVI, via the coding sequence ATGgctacaaacacaagttcttCAATCACCCCCATGGGCATAGCTACCAACTTCCCCATCTATCTCTTCCTCCTTCTCCTCACTATAGGCTGCACCACCTCCACCCGTTTCCTCAACCAAGTGCCCCCACAATTCACTTTTCCAGCTGTTTTACCCGCCACATCACCCGATGACATGTCACTTTTGCCAAGTGGCCAGGTCCCAGCCCCCATTGTCACCACCCCGATTGCCGAAGAAGTCGTCGCACCCAGCATCGCCCCTTCCGTGGCGATCGGGACGACGACTCCATCATCCCCGGGAACAACTACCGGTGGTGCGTTATCTTTCTTCATGCACGACATTCTAGGAGGGTCCCGTCCTTCCGGGAGGGTAGTAACCGGAATTGTAGCGAATTCCAACGTGAACAATCTCCCTTTCTCGAAAACCAACAACCAAGTTTTCCCAATAAACGGAGGAATCCCATTAAACACCTTAACCGGagtcatcaacaacaacaacatgcCATTCCTGGTCGGCCTCAACGGTCAACAGAATGTCGCCGGAGCCAATTCCGTTATCCAAAACACCGGCAACAACAACGTGGCATCCGTCGGCAACGGAAACCTGCCTTTTGTTTCCGCCGGTCAGCTCCCAGCCGGACTTACCCTTCAACAGGTAATGTTTGGATCGATAACCGTCGTTGATAACGAATTGACAGAAGGACATGAACTGGATTCAGCTGTGTTGGGTAAAGCTCAGGGATTTTACTTAGCAAGTTCATTGGATGGAACTGGTCATACTCTGGTTTTGACAGCTTTGTTTCATTCCGGCGAGCATCATGAAATAGAAGATACGATTAGTTTTTTTGGGATACATAGAACAGGGTCACCGGAATCGCAGATTGCGGTGATCGGAGGGACGGGGAAGTATGAACATGCAAAAGGGTATGCGACAATTACAACACTTCATCAACAGGATCAACATACTACAGATGGGGTGGAAACGATTACAGAGTTTACTGTTTATCTTACTTATGTCATTTGA
- the LOC124935273 gene encoding transcription factor LUX-like, translated as MENENKERMMEWEVGLPNLEDLIPLSHCLLSPELMSAFNIVPEPSMNMFDVDQASRHTLETLGLQPPLLSSYNNFDLNLMPLEDEKEVNSLVAEGSDKNLLRKDDSKSKKLRGADLSLHADKGIDDSEKARKRHRIVWTPQLHKRFIDVVAHIGLQNAVPNSIFQMMNVEGLTRDNVASHLQKYRLYLNRKQELSTEPAHLASTSANIIRSKNG; from the coding sequence ATGGAAAACGAAAATAAAGAGAGAATGATGGAATGGGAGGTAGGTCTTCCTAATCTCGAAGATTTAATACCTTTATCTCACTGTTTACTTTCTCCTGAGTTGATGTCAGCCTTCAACATAGTTCCAGAGCCCTCTATGAACATGTTTGATGTTGATCAAGCGTCACGACATACCCTAGAAACTCTAGGGTTACAGCCACCACTATTATCCTCGTACAATAATTTTGATCTTAATCTCATGCCACTAGAGGATGAAAAGGAGGTGAATTCCCTAGTTGCGGAAGGAAGTGACAAGAATTTGTTAAGGAAAGATGATTCGAAGTCGAAGAAATTGCGGGGAGCAGACTTATCATTGCATGCAGACAAAGGAATCGATGATTCCGAGAAGGCGCGGAAGCGACATCGCATCGTGTGGACGCCACAACTTCATAAGAGATTTATTGACGTTGTGGCTCATATAGGTTTACAGAACGCGGTCCCAAATAGTATCTTTCAGATGATGAACGTAGAAGGTTTAACTCGCGATAATGTCGCGAGTCATCTTCAAAAGTATCGTTTGTATTTGAACAGGAAACAAGAACTATCTACCGAGCCAGCTCATCTAGCAAGTACAAGCGCAAATATAATCCGGAGCAAAAAtggttga